A genomic stretch from Croceibacterium aestuarii includes:
- the glyA gene encoding serine hydroxymethyltransferase: MSETLGHFWHDSLEQADPEVYAAIRNELARQRDRIELIASENITSPAVLEATGSVFTNKYAEGYPGRRYYGGCEYADVVETLAIERAKQLFGSKFANVQPNSGSQMNQAVFLALLNPGDTFMGLDLSSGGHLTHGSPVNMSGKWFNAVPYGVRKDDQRLDMDEIRRLAHEHKPKLIIAGATAYPRHWDFAAFRAIADEVGAYLLADMSHFAGLVAGGAHPSPIPHAHVTTTTTHKSLRGPRSGIILWNDEELSKPLNMAVFPGMQGGPLVHVIAGKAVAFGEALRPEFKTYAASIVENAKALAASLEEAGLRIVSGGTDNHLMLVDLTPKDVTGKAAETGLDRAFLTCNKNGIPFDTRSPFVTSGVRLGTPAGTTRGFGPAEFRKIGGLIAEVVEGLSRNGDEGDAQVEESVRRRVGELCAAFPVYPGR; encoded by the coding sequence ATGTCCGAGACGTTGGGCCACTTCTGGCACGACAGCCTCGAGCAGGCCGACCCCGAGGTCTATGCTGCGATCCGCAACGAACTCGCCCGCCAGCGCGACCGTATCGAGCTGATCGCCAGCGAGAACATCACCAGCCCGGCGGTGCTCGAGGCGACCGGCTCGGTCTTCACCAACAAGTATGCCGAGGGCTATCCCGGCCGCCGCTACTACGGCGGGTGCGAATATGCCGACGTCGTCGAGACGCTGGCCATCGAGCGCGCCAAGCAGCTGTTCGGCAGCAAATTTGCCAACGTCCAGCCCAACTCGGGCAGCCAGATGAACCAGGCGGTGTTCCTCGCGCTGCTCAATCCCGGCGACACGTTCATGGGGCTCGACCTGTCGTCGGGCGGCCATCTGACCCACGGTTCGCCGGTCAACATGAGCGGCAAGTGGTTCAACGCCGTGCCCTATGGCGTGCGCAAGGACGACCAGCGTCTCGACATGGACGAGATCCGCCGCCTCGCCCACGAGCACAAGCCCAAGCTCATCATCGCCGGCGCCACCGCCTATCCGCGCCACTGGGACTTCGCCGCGTTCCGGGCGATTGCCGACGAGGTGGGCGCGTACCTGCTGGCCGACATGTCGCACTTCGCCGGCCTCGTCGCCGGCGGCGCCCATCCCTCGCCCATCCCGCACGCCCACGTCACCACCACGACCACTCACAAGAGCCTGCGCGGTCCGCGTTCGGGCATCATCCTGTGGAACGACGAGGAGCTCAGCAAGCCGCTTAACATGGCGGTCTTCCCCGGCATGCAGGGCGGCCCACTGGTCCACGTCATTGCCGGCAAGGCGGTCGCCTTCGGCGAGGCGCTGCGGCCCGAGTTCAAGACCTATGCCGCCTCGATCGTGGAGAACGCCAAGGCTCTCGCCGCCAGTCTCGAGGAAGCCGGCCTGAGGATCGTCTCGGGCGGGACCGACAACCACCTGATGCTGGTCGACCTGACCCCCAAGGACGTGACCGGCAAGGCCGCCGAAACCGGCCTCGACCGCGCCTTTCTCACCTGCAACAAGAACGGCATCCCGTTCGACACCCGCAGCCCGTTCGTCACCTCGGGCGTGCGCCTCGGCACTCCGGCGGGGACGACCCGCGGTTTCGGCCCGGCCGAATTCAGGAAAATCGGCGGACTGATTGCAGAAGTCGTCGAAGGGCTTTCGAGGAATGGCGACGAAGGCGATGCTCAGGTAGAAGAGAGCGTCCGCCGCCGGGTTGGCGAGCTTTGCGCCGCCTTTCCCGTCTATCCCGGGAGATAA
- the rpiB gene encoding ribose 5-phosphate isomerase B, whose translation MKIAIASDHAALDLKAALADAMREWGHEVLDLGPNSPDSVDYPDYGYKLASAVASGDAERGVALCGSGIGISIAVNRNAAVRCALVSDPYSAALAREHNDANVIAMGARLIGLDMAKACLQSFLVGQFGGDRHVRRVEKLSHSPQDS comes from the coding sequence ATGAAGATCGCCATCGCCTCCGACCACGCGGCGCTCGACCTCAAGGCGGCGCTTGCGGACGCGATGCGCGAATGGGGGCACGAGGTGCTCGACCTTGGACCGAACAGTCCGGACAGCGTCGATTACCCCGACTATGGCTACAAGCTCGCAAGCGCCGTGGCTTCGGGTGATGCCGAACGCGGCGTTGCCCTGTGCGGCTCCGGCATCGGCATTTCGATTGCCGTGAATAGGAACGCCGCGGTGCGCTGCGCGCTGGTCTCCGATCCGTACTCCGCAGCGCTCGCCCGTGAGCATAACGATGCCAACGTGATCGCCATGGGCGCGCGGCTGATAGGTTTGGACATGGCGAAAGCGTGCCTACAATCGTTTCTTGTCGGCCAGTTCGGCGGCGATCGGCACGTTCGCCGGGTCGAAAAACTCTCCCATTCCCCGCAGGATTCCTGA
- a CDS encoding aldo/keto reductase has protein sequence MDYRYLGTSALKVSPLCLGTMMFGGATDETVARRIVDKARGQGVNFLDTADLYNAGACEEVVGRCIGGDRHHWVVATKFGYNMSGEPNEGGQSRKWIFQDVEDSLRRLGTDFIDVLYFHRADPGAPFGEPLRAIRDLIAQGKVRYYGVSNFKGWRIAEVCRTADALGMDRPVCSQPLYNIVDRLSEVEQLPAAGHYGVGVVPYSPLARGVLSGKYDPGKKPPKDSRAGRGDVRIQQTEWREESLEIARKIARRAKQKGLSTVAFSIAWVLRNRFVSSAIVGPRTEEQWDAYLPALEATLDAEDEAFVDALVPRGHASTPGYTDPAYPIEGRVLR, from the coding sequence ATGGACTACCGCTATCTCGGCACAAGCGCGCTCAAGGTATCGCCGCTGTGCCTCGGCACGATGATGTTCGGCGGGGCGACCGACGAGACGGTGGCCAGGCGCATCGTCGACAAGGCGCGCGGACAAGGGGTCAACTTCCTCGACACCGCCGACCTCTACAACGCCGGAGCGTGCGAGGAGGTCGTCGGCCGTTGCATCGGCGGCGACCGCCACCACTGGGTCGTGGCGACCAAGTTCGGCTACAACATGAGCGGCGAGCCGAACGAGGGCGGACAATCGCGCAAGTGGATTTTTCAGGACGTCGAGGACAGCCTGCGCCGGCTCGGCACCGATTTCATCGACGTGCTCTATTTCCACCGCGCCGATCCCGGCGCGCCGTTCGGCGAACCCCTGCGGGCGATTCGCGACCTGATCGCGCAGGGCAAGGTGCGCTACTACGGCGTCTCCAACTTCAAGGGCTGGCGCATCGCCGAGGTCTGCCGGACCGCCGATGCGCTGGGCATGGACCGCCCGGTGTGCAGCCAGCCGCTCTACAACATCGTCGACCGGCTCTCGGAGGTCGAACAGCTTCCGGCGGCCGGTCATTACGGGGTCGGCGTGGTGCCCTACAGCCCGCTCGCCCGCGGGGTGCTTTCGGGCAAGTACGATCCCGGCAAGAAGCCGCCGAAGGATTCGCGTGCCGGCCGCGGCGACGTACGCATCCAGCAGACCGAATGGCGCGAGGAATCGCTCGAAATCGCCCGCAAGATCGCCAGGCGGGCGAAGCAGAAGGGGCTTTCGACCGTCGCCTTTTCAATCGCTTGGGTGCTGAGGAACCGCTTCGTCAGTTCGGCCATCGTCGGGCCGCGGACCGAGGAGCAGTGGGACGCCTACCTGCCCGCACTTGAGGCCACGCTCGACGCCGAGGACGAGGCGTTCGTCGACGCCCTGGTGCCGCGGGGTCACGCTTCCACACCAGGTTACACCGACCCAGCCTATCCCATAGAGGGGCGGGTCTTACGCTGA
- a CDS encoding MFS transporter — MATAVDVGMKSAAPSGRYQTLLVGLLGVNIGIVFLDRTAFGLLAPMIQPEFGLDNTQVGLITGALAVGWALSSFALPRAADVTGQAKLLLVIATAVFSLASISSGLALGFLTLAAARMLMGFAEGGLPPLTFHIVTSEVAPGRRGLAVGMTSTIGLQAIPLLGPLVIVGVGAAFGWREAFWVAGIPGLIMAGAIWLLIRNPPHTRTSDTPKGAIGPLLKVRNIRFAVLLAALNMTCYASLLGFGPLYLVNVAGMDAVTMGAAMTGVGVVGVFFAFVCPLLSDKYGRKPIIFAAYAITVVGALMMALAQGSSPIVFGGTLLAAAGGAGTGALIMAIIPGESAPAHLRGTAMGFNAGVGEILGAGLMPVLVGMAADSLGLGILPWLLAAVGVLFCLISLGLTETAPAVVERRAAA; from the coding sequence ATGGCCACAGCCGTGGACGTGGGAATGAAGTCGGCCGCGCCGAGCGGGCGCTACCAGACGCTGCTGGTCGGGCTGCTGGGTGTAAATATCGGAATCGTTTTCCTCGACCGCACCGCGTTCGGCCTGCTGGCGCCGATGATCCAGCCCGAATTCGGACTGGACAACACTCAGGTCGGCCTCATTACCGGGGCGCTTGCGGTGGGCTGGGCACTCTCGAGCTTCGCCCTGCCCCGCGCCGCCGACGTGACCGGCCAGGCCAAGCTGCTCCTCGTCATCGCGACGGCGGTCTTTTCGCTCGCCTCGATCAGTTCGGGCCTGGCGCTCGGTTTCCTGACGCTGGCCGCGGCACGCATGCTGATGGGATTTGCCGAGGGCGGGCTGCCGCCGCTGACCTTCCACATCGTGACGAGCGAAGTGGCGCCCGGGCGGCGCGGGCTGGCGGTCGGTATGACTTCCACGATCGGATTGCAGGCCATCCCGCTGCTCGGGCCGCTGGTTATCGTCGGGGTCGGCGCCGCTTTCGGCTGGCGCGAGGCGTTCTGGGTCGCCGGCATTCCCGGGCTCATCATGGCCGGCGCCATCTGGCTGCTGATCCGCAATCCGCCGCACACGCGGACCAGCGATACGCCGAAGGGTGCGATCGGGCCGCTGCTCAAGGTCCGCAACATCCGCTTCGCGGTCCTCCTCGCGGCGCTCAACATGACCTGTTATGCCTCGCTGCTCGGCTTCGGCCCGCTCTACCTCGTCAACGTCGCCGGGATGGACGCGGTGACGATGGGCGCGGCGATGACCGGCGTCGGCGTGGTCGGCGTGTTCTTCGCTTTCGTCTGCCCGCTGCTGTCGGACAAGTACGGGCGCAAGCCGATCATCTTCGCGGCTTACGCCATCACCGTGGTCGGCGCACTGATGATGGCGCTGGCGCAAGGCTCGTCGCCGATAGTGTTCGGCGGCACGTTGCTCGCCGCAGCAGGTGGCGCCGGCACCGGGGCGCTGATCATGGCAATCATCCCGGGCGAGTCCGCCCCGGCGCATCTCAGGGGAACCGCGATGGGCTTCAACGCCGGCGTCGGGGAAATCCTGGGCGCCGGGCTGATGCCGGTGCTCGTCGGCATGGCCGCCGACAGTCTCGGCCTCGGCATCCTGCCCTGGCTGCTGGCGGCGGTCGGAGTATTGTTCTGCCTGATCTCGCTAGGTTTAACCGAAACCGCGCCCGCCGTCGTCGAGCGCCGCGCCGCAGCATAA
- a CDS encoding GMC family oxidoreductase, with amino-acid sequence MAGGYDYIVIGSGSSGAPLAARLSEEPDVRVLLIEAGPPDRHPLQAMPLAFPRLAMGRIGTWQYVSEPEPGLSGRTLPVPRGRTLGGTSSINAMIAIRGNPRDYDDWAAMGLSGWGFAEVLPYFRRLESHWRGTSAWHGGDGPVRIEPMGGPDLLWDETLAAAQDAGIAFNADPNSAEQDGISRMESTVGGGARSSTARAYLRPAARQGNLTIVTGALARRILVERGRAVAVEYGRGEVARAEREIVACGGAINTPQLLLLSGIGPADELRAIGIEPVHDLPGVGRNLIEHPNIINEYDLRENLGLTRHLRIDRAALAAMRWFARQDGPFAQTGTLANLFVRTLPGLDRPDVQMMCLPMSGDARMWLPGLQRSFPARLSARCGFLQPKSRGWIKLRSADPRDPPRIQFNMFAEPDDLAGMIRALQVSRDLYARGPLAGMIVREVKPGGEEDDLADYIRRNAATRSHPVGTCRMGVDEQAAVDAELRVRGIEGLRVADASIMPTITSGNTNLPCIMIGEKAADLIRGRKIPATEATAAHF; translated from the coding sequence ATGGCAGGAGGGTACGACTATATCGTCATCGGCTCGGGCTCCTCCGGGGCACCGCTCGCCGCGCGGCTGAGCGAGGAGCCAGACGTGCGCGTCCTGCTGATCGAGGCCGGTCCGCCCGACCGCCACCCGTTGCAGGCCATGCCGCTGGCGTTCCCGCGCCTGGCGATGGGGCGGATCGGCACCTGGCAGTACGTGAGCGAGCCGGAGCCCGGGCTAAGCGGCCGCACCCTGCCCGTCCCGCGCGGGCGCACGCTCGGCGGAACTTCCTCGATCAATGCGATGATCGCAATCCGCGGCAACCCCCGCGACTACGACGACTGGGCGGCGATGGGGCTCTCGGGATGGGGTTTCGCCGAGGTCCTGCCTTATTTCCGGCGGCTCGAAAGCCATTGGCGCGGGACAAGCGCATGGCATGGCGGCGATGGTCCGGTGCGGATCGAGCCGATGGGCGGGCCGGACCTGCTGTGGGACGAGACGCTGGCCGCCGCGCAGGACGCCGGAATAGCCTTCAACGCCGATCCCAATTCCGCCGAGCAGGACGGCATCAGCCGGATGGAATCGACCGTCGGCGGCGGCGCGCGGTCGAGCACGGCGCGAGCCTACCTCAGGCCCGCGGCGCGGCAGGGCAACCTGACCATCGTCACCGGCGCGCTCGCCCGCCGCATCCTCGTCGAAAGAGGCCGCGCGGTGGCGGTCGAATACGGCCGGGGCGAGGTCGCGCGGGCCGAACGCGAGATCGTCGCCTGCGGCGGAGCGATCAACACTCCGCAACTGCTGCTGCTCTCGGGGATCGGCCCGGCCGACGAGCTGCGCGCCATCGGGATCGAGCCGGTCCACGACCTGCCCGGCGTCGGCCGCAATCTCATCGAACATCCCAACATCATCAACGAATACGACTTGCGCGAGAACCTTGGCCTGACCCGGCATCTGCGCATCGACCGCGCGGCGCTGGCGGCGATGCGCTGGTTCGCCCGGCAGGATGGCCCGTTCGCCCAGACCGGCACGCTGGCCAACCTGTTCGTCCGCACGCTGCCCGGCCTCGACCGTCCCGACGTGCAGATGATGTGCCTGCCGATGAGCGGCGATGCACGGATGTGGCTGCCGGGGCTACAGCGATCCTTCCCGGCCCGGCTCTCGGCGCGCTGTGGATTTCTGCAGCCGAAATCGCGCGGTTGGATCAAGCTGCGCTCGGCCGATCCGCGCGACCCGCCGCGCATCCAGTTTAACATGTTCGCTGAGCCGGACGATCTCGCCGGCATGATCCGCGCGCTGCAGGTGAGCCGCGACCTCTACGCGCGGGGACCGCTGGCCGGCATGATCGTCCGCGAAGTAAAACCCGGCGGCGAGGAGGACGACCTCGCGGACTATATCCGCCGCAACGCCGCGACCCGCTCGCACCCGGTTGGAACCTGCCGGATGGGGGTTGACGAGCAGGCAGCGGTCGACGCCGAGTTGCGGGTCCGCGGAATTGAAGGCCTGCGCGTCGCCGACGCCTCGATCATGCCGACGATCACCTCGGGCAACACGAACCTGCCGTGCATCATGATCGGCGAGAAGGCCGCCGACCTGATCCGCGGCCGGAAGATCCCGGCCACCGAAGCGACCGCCGCGCATTTTTGA